The sequence CGGGTCCCAGCCACCGGTGTAGATCACGGGGTAGGGCCAGACCGCGCCGACCACCCGTCCGTCGACGCTCAGCCGCAGTTCGCGGAACGGGCCCTGGCCGCAGACGCCGGTCCCGGCGTTGGCGCGGGCGAACTCCTCGGGTGCGGAGGCGTAGGCGAACTCCTCGCAGGCGCCGCCCCCGCGCGCGTAGACCTCGGCGGTCAGGCGCTCCAGGTTGGGCGGGAAGGTGAGGTCGGTGCCGGCGCTCGGCGTCGCCCGGTCGAGTCCGAAGGGCCCGGTGGTGAGCAGCCGGTCGGCGGTCCTGGCGGCGGGCCAACGGGCGGAGGCGGTGTAGAACGTCAGGCTCGCGGAGATCCGGAACACGCCGGTGTAGGTGTCGTCCGTGACGTTGGCGAGGTCGAGCGCGAAGGGCTGCGGCCCGGCGGCGAACAGCGGTGCGTAGCGCGTGACATCACGTTCGAGCGCCCACTCGATGCCGTCCTTGGACGGTTCGGGGGTGGAGGAGAGCAGGACCTGCACGCCACCGACCCGGACGGTGAACAGCCGGTCGAACTGCCGTCCGGCGACCTGCCCGTGCAGGTCGAGCACGACCGCGGACCAGGGGCCGGCGCAGTCGGCGGGCGGGGTGACGGTGGTGTTGTAGGGCGTGTCCGGCGGGTTCCCGTAGCCGTTGCGGAACGGCTGGTCGTGCATCACCTCGACGGTGCAGGAGCGGGTGTCGGGCCGGGTGATCGGCTTCGCCGCGGTGAACGGGTCGTGGTAGTCGGTGCCGAAGTCGGCGTGGGCCGGACCGGCGGCCGTCAGCGCCCCGGCGAGGGCGAGGAGGACGGCGCCGGCCAGTCGGCCGGCTCGTCGGATCAGTGGATGGACGGCCAAGGGGGGCCCTCTCCCGGCCGACCGGAGGGTGGGGCGAGGACGGTCGGCGCGTTGCTCGTCGGACGGTTCCGGCATCCTCCCGAGCATGGCATGCAAGCGTCAAGCGATGGGTGCTGCCCGGGAGCGCTCGGGAACCGGCCGGGGGCGATCGTGAGCGACCGGGGGACCACGGTGCCCGGGCGCCGTCCGGGCGGGAGGATGGCCCGGTGACCGACATCATCCTCGATCTCTGGCGGCAGCACCTCGGCACCGTGCCCGAGGAGGTGTGGGACCGCACCGATCTGACCGTCCTCGTCCTCGCGGACACCGGCATCACCGAAGTCCCGCCCCGGATCGGCCGGCTGCGCCGGCTGCGGACCCTCGACCTCGGGCACAACCGGATCGCCGCCGTTCCGGAGGAGCTCGGCGACCTCCCCGGCCTCACCGACTTCCTCTACCTGCACGACAACGCGCTCACCGGGCTCCCGGCCGCCCTCGGCCGGCTGACGGCGCTCCGCTACCTCAACGTCGGCGAGAACCGGATCACCGAACTCCCCTCCGAGCTCGGCGCCATGACCGGCCTGGTCGAGCTGCGCGCCCAGCACAACCTGCTCACCGCGCTGCCGCAGTCGCTCGGCGGCCTCCGCGCACTTCGCGAACTCTGGCTGCGCGGCAACGCGTTGACCGGTCTGCCGGACTCCTTCGGCGGGCTGGCCGAACT comes from Streptomyces sp. TLI_053 and encodes:
- a CDS encoding peptide-N4-asparagine amidase yields the protein MAVHPLIRRAGRLAGAVLLALAGALTAAGPAHADFGTDYHDPFTAAKPITRPDTRSCTVEVMHDQPFRNGYGNPPDTPYNTTVTPPADCAGPWSAVVLDLHGQVAGRQFDRLFTVRVGGVQVLLSSTPEPSKDGIEWALERDVTRYAPLFAAGPQPFALDLANVTDDTYTGVFRISASLTFYTASARWPAARTADRLLTTGPFGLDRATPSAGTDLTFPPNLERLTAEVYARGGGACEEFAYASAPEEFARANAGTGVCGQGPFRELRLSVDGRVVGAVWPYPVIYTGGWDPLLWRPTPGILAFDLPAYRLDLTPYAGLLVDGRPHRVAIAVNATEARSNDLWTGQVNLFAEVDHGAARTTGGLTDYRVAPEAATTTALRDHGGGSGDWTVTAARHDLARGWLQTSHGRITTEVRDELVFGSTQRFRANGNDLTLRNRTDLTRTTASWGSGPRRTSTVHESQPLDVSYRYTQDAAGNTDQITSMDLGQHREATTATGDRVTGRSTVDHTLRPTAHRHDGDTTVRTGSATEDYRSTGPDGPYHRTVTTVDGWPVGQGAAAAPDRGAGPLPRTPGADRNPA
- a CDS encoding leucine-rich repeat domain-containing protein, translating into MTDIILDLWRQHLGTVPEEVWDRTDLTVLVLADTGITEVPPRIGRLRRLRTLDLGHNRIAAVPEELGDLPGLTDFLYLHDNALTGLPAALGRLTALRYLNVGENRITELPSELGAMTGLVELRAQHNLLTALPQSLGGLRALRELWLRGNALTGLPDSFGGLAELRELELRENALTEVPPALAGLPRLRRLDLRGNRITALPDWLADGAAGLPALEKLDLRWNPVEPAPPLLAALAERGCEVLR